In Finegoldia magna ATCC 53516, a genomic segment contains:
- a CDS encoding desulfoferrodoxin family protein, translating into MAKLTETVQSGDWKAEKHVPVIHIDKKDDGFKVCAIVGEEIEHPNTFEHHIAWIKVFFQPEGEKFPVEVASYQAAAHGEGEVFTKPHAHAYVKSTKPGKVFALSYCNIHGLWESAEEVK; encoded by the coding sequence ATGGCTAAATTAACAGAAACAGTTCAATCTGGAGATTGGAAAGCAGAAAAACACGTTCCAGTTATTCATATTGATAAAAAAGACGACGGATTCAAAGTATGCGCAATCGTAGGTGAAGAAATCGAACACCCAAACACATTCGAACACCACATTGCATGGATTAAAGTATTCTTCCAACCAGAAGGAGAAAAATTCCCAGTAGAAGTAGCTTCTTACCAAGCAGCAGCACACGGCGAAGGCGAAGTATTCACTAAACCACACGCTCACGCTTATGTAAAATCTACTAAACCAGGTAAAGTATTCGCATTAAGTTATTGCAATATCCACGGTTTATGGGAAAGCGCTGAAGAAGTAAAATAG